The following coding sequences are from one Cryptococcus deuterogattii R265 chromosome 1, complete sequence window:
- a CDS encoding acid phosphatase, with amino-acid sequence MRSAALLALLPILANAAAVERRNADSNVGSTTSDVFPPAGTSVNSKLFPPESVVGYPGATVTGVEPAAAATASAYAYNDGTSNNYPFVADQPNNSSSGNFDVFKYWGNLSPWYSVPSSFYGLNDTSPLIPDGCSITQVHLLYRHGARYPTSGAGPSTFAAKLATATAQDGGFNATGDLSFLNNWTYKLGAELLTPFGRLQNFELGVAFRQQYGELLNNFTEQGALPVFRTESQDRMVKTAENFAAGFFGVPEYLDQVSIELMVETSGVNNTGAPYETCPNSNIASRGSLGSTAASAFAKQAFNGTVSRLQSNVKGVQFDATDILNMLQLCSYETDALGYSAFCGLFTEEDFKNYEYYYDISFYYNNGAGSPVAAAQGKGFLQEFVSRFTQTPITSSNSSVNTTLDNNSTYFPLNQSIYADATHEVVLLDTLTAFNLSALFSTGPLPVDKRVEGSSFVASQVVPFATHMVVQVLECANQTPTKQIRFIVNDAVVPIDKSYEGCGSNKDGMCAFDKVVAALQQRIAEIDYDYDCHGNYTAVVGQDYNGRAPRA; translated from the exons ATGCGATCTGCTGCTCTCCTTGCTTTGCTTCCCATTCTCGCCAACGCTGCTGCCGTAGAGAGACGTAATGCCGACTCCAATGTCGGATCAACCACCTCGGACGTCTTTCCTCCAGCCGGCA CCAGCGTCAACTCCAAGCTCTTCCCTCCCGAATCTGTCGTTGGCTACCCTGGGGCGACCGTGACTGGTGTTGaacctgctgctgctgctacCGCTTCCGCCTACGCTTACAACGACGGCACTTCCAACAACTACCCTTTTGTTGCCGACCAGCCCAATAACAGCAGCTCTGGGAACTTTGACGTGTTCAAATACTGGGGTAACCTCTCTCCTTGGTACTCTGTCCCTTCCAGCTTTTACGGCCTCAATGATacttctcctctcatccccGACGGCTGCTCCATCACCCAAGTTCACTTGCTCTACCGACATGGTGCTCGATACCCCACTTCTGGCGCTGGTCCGTCCACTTTTGCAGCCAAGCTTGCCACTGCAACCGCCCAGGATGGGGGTTTCAATGCCACGGGTGATCTTAGCTTCCTCAACAATTGGACTTACAAGCTTGGCGCTGAGCTTTTGACTCCTTTTGGAAGGTTGCAGAATTTTGAGCTTGGAGTGGCTTTCCGACAGCAGTATGGGGAATTGTTGAACAACTTCACTGAGCAAGGTGCTTTGCCCGTATTCAGAACTGAGAGTCAA GATCGTATGGTCAAGACTGCTGAAAACTTTGCTGCTGGCTTCTTTGGCGTTCCCGAGTACCTCGATCAAGTAAGCATTGAACTTATGGTAGAGACATCTGGCGTGAACAATACTGGTGCACCATACGAGACATGTCCCAACTCCAACATTGCATCTCGCGGTTCCCTCGGCTCTACTGCTGCTTCCGCATTCGCCAAGCAGGCTTTCAACGGCACCGTCTCCCGACTCCAAAGCAACGTGAAGGGTGTCCAATTTGACGCGACCGATATCCTTAATATGCTCCAGCTTTGTTCTTACGAGACTGATGCGCTCGGCTACTCTGCGTTCTGTGGTCTCTTCACCGAGGAAGATTTCAAAAACTATGAGTACTATTACGATATCAGCTTTTACTACAACAACGGTGCCGGTTCTCCCGTGGCTGCTGCGCAAGGTAAAGGTTTCCTCCAAGAGTTTGTCTCCCGTTTCACCCAGACGCCTAtcacttcttccaactctaGCGTGAACACTACTCTGGACAACAATTCGACCTACTTCCCACTCAACCAATCCATCTATGCGGACGCGACGCACGAAGTCGTCTTGCTCGATACGTTGACCGCTTTCAACTTGAGTGCGCTTTTCAGCACGGGCCCGCTTCCTGTTGACAAGCGTGTGGAAGGGTCTTCGTTTGTGGCTTCACAGGTGGTGCCTTTTGCGACACACATGGTTGTACAGGTTTTGGAGTGCGCAAATCAGACTCCTACCAAGCAGATACGATTCATAGt TAACGATGCCGTTGTTCCTATCGACAAGAGTTACGAAGGATGCGGATCGAACAAGGATGGAATGTGCGCTTTCGACAAGGTCGTTGCTGCGCTTCAGCAACGTATTGCCGAGATTGACTATGACTATGACTGTCATGGAAACTA CACTGCTGTGGTTGGACAAGATTATAATGGGCGTGCTCCTCGAGCTTAA